One Arsenophonus apicola genomic region harbors:
- a CDS encoding bacteriocin immunity protein, translated as MNKKNISDYTEKEFLGLVRKLFDVENTSEKEDVRNILEFKRLSEHPDGSDLIYYPKENREDTPEGVVKEVKEWREKNGKPGFKPE; from the coding sequence ATGAATAAAAAAAACATTTCTGATTACACAGAAAAAGAATTTTTAGGCTTGGTTAGAAAATTGTTTGATGTGGAAAATACTTCAGAAAAAGAGGATGTAAGAAACATTCTTGAATTCAAAAGACTAAGCGAACATCCTGATGGATCCGATCTTATTTACTATCCTAAAGAAAATAGGGAAGACACCCCCGAAGGGGTTGTTAAAGAAGTTAAAGAATGGCGAGAAAAAAACGGTAAACCAGGGTTCAAGCCTGAATAA
- a CDS encoding prepilin peptidase, with amino-acid sequence MAFGCPTITHTLFSLIFYAFLALFFYLDAASRCLPRCFTLAFGLIGSGFRFLLSPESVLPSLLTALILFAVLFGLRALAHNKEGHPKFGLGDVYLMAILGMWLSLPIVLWVIIGAVFLAGFVLLARRLGYPKRWQQDDDFRRLTFAPFLCSVAALIHCYFKLLVLPVKLVL; translated from the coding sequence ATGGCATTCGGTTGTCCCACTATAACGCATACCCTGTTTTCGTTAATATTTTACGCGTTTTTGGCCTTGTTTTTCTATCTGGATGCAGCGAGTCGTTGTCTACCTCGCTGCTTCACGCTGGCGTTTGGGTTAATTGGCTCTGGGTTTCGTTTTTTGCTCTCCCCAGAGAGTGTATTACCCTCTCTACTCACCGCGTTAATTCTCTTTGCTGTGCTTTTTGGACTGCGAGCCTTAGCTCATAATAAAGAGGGTCACCCAAAGTTTGGTTTGGGTGATGTGTACCTGATGGCGATATTGGGGATGTGGCTTTCCTTGCCTATTGTGCTCTGGGTCATTATAGGTGCTGTCTTTTTGGCGGGGTTTGTTTTGCTAGCAAGAAGATTAGGGTATCCAAAACGGTGGCAGCAGGATGACGACTTTCGCCGCCTGACCTTTGCTCCTTTTTTGTGTTCAGTGGCGGCATTGATACACTGTTACTTTAAATTACTGGTTCTTCCTGTAAAACTTGTGTTATAA
- a CDS encoding bacteriocin immunity protein — protein MTNKIISDYTEKEFLKFVRGIYNDIYPTEEDHINAVMEFERLSEHPSGSDLLYYPEKGNEGPEDVVGIIKEWRAKNGKPGFKPE, from the coding sequence ATGACTAATAAGATTATTTCTGATTATACAGAAAAAGAGTTTCTTAAATTCGTCAGAGGTATTTATAACGACATTTATCCAACAGAGGAAGATCATATTAACGCTGTTATGGAGTTTGAGAGACTATCTGAACATCCTTCTGGATCTGATTTGTTATATTACCCAGAAAAAGGTAATGAAGGTCCCGAAGATGTAGTTGGAATAATAAAAGAATGGCGCGCCAAAAACGGTAAACCAGGGTTCAAGCCTGAATAA
- a CDS encoding dioxygenase family protein, with translation MKSRRLFLKYIMTAIGFSSFLAYIKSSYAVLNKNYTFDDNLFCKKTPKQIPGPYYRNLTLVRRHIIDSQEGIPLLIKFKVVDVSKNCKPVKNLCVNIWHCNSEGHYSGWDFINPNLEVMSDDIGSVPRTDEKNFLRGSQLTDSSGFVRFTTIYPGFYAGRATHIHFTITECLEKKEEVLVSQLYFPEDMNIEVYKSKYYPAERLTELIIRKMIITKI, from the coding sequence ATGAAATCAAGAAGATTATTTTTAAAATATATCATGACGGCGATTGGTTTTTCATCCTTTTTAGCTTATATAAAAAGTTCTTATGCTGTCTTGAATAAAAACTATACTTTTGATGATAATCTATTCTGTAAAAAAACACCCAAGCAAATCCCTGGACCATATTATAGAAATTTAACTCTAGTTAGAAGGCATATAATAGACTCACAAGAAGGAATACCATTATTAATAAAATTTAAAGTTGTAGATGTTTCAAAAAACTGTAAACCAGTTAAAAATTTATGTGTAAATATATGGCATTGTAATTCAGAAGGACACTACTCAGGTTGGGATTTCATCAATCCAAATTTAGAAGTAATGAGCGATGATATTGGTAGTGTTCCAAGAACAGATGAAAAAAATTTTCTAAGAGGTTCTCAGTTAACAGATTCCTCTGGTTTTGTTAGGTTTACTACTATTTATCCAGGCTTCTACGCTGGAAGGGCTACACATATTCATTTTACTATCACTGAGTGTTTAGAAAAAAAAGAGGAGGTATTAGTAAGTCAATTATATTTTCCAGAAGATATGAATATAGAAGTCTATAAAAGCAAATATTATCCAGCAGAGAGATTAACAGAATTAATAATAAGGAAGATGATTATTACAAAAATATGA
- a CDS encoding Vmh family MBL fold metallo-hydrolase: MNIKNILFLLTFLSFSLFAEPLHLSVYNPQENGIFPVSSTLVSGPTEAILFDAQFNTKDGEKLVELIKNSRKVLKQIIITSGDPDFYFGLAPLAKAFPEAKVVASPKVVEHILATKDAKLKYWSPKIRDGAPKKLIVPQVTAETIFTVDGEPLELHHSNKSSAYVWIPANKAILGGTSISSGIHVWTADNQTIDSRNSWVNTLKEMENLKPLTVIPGHYLGERPKGDLAIKFTIDYLEKFEKALENHKDSNDVIKTMVAAYPQLAEKSSLELSAKVNTGEVKW; this comes from the coding sequence ATGAACATAAAAAATATTTTATTCTTATTAACTTTTTTAAGCTTTTCTTTATTTGCAGAACCTTTGCATCTCAGTGTTTATAATCCGCAAGAAAATGGAATTTTTCCTGTGTCTTCAACTTTAGTTAGTGGACCTACGGAAGCAATTTTATTTGATGCGCAATTTAATACGAAAGATGGTGAAAAACTTGTCGAGTTAATCAAAAATAGCAGAAAAGTCCTTAAACAAATTATTATTACTTCAGGTGATCCTGATTTCTATTTTGGCCTTGCCCCCCTAGCTAAAGCTTTTCCAGAAGCAAAAGTTGTTGCTTCACCTAAAGTGGTCGAACATATTCTTGCTACTAAAGATGCTAAGTTAAAATATTGGTCACCTAAAATTAGAGACGGAGCACCAAAAAAACTGATTGTTCCTCAAGTTACAGCGGAAACCATATTTACAGTAGATGGTGAGCCATTAGAATTACATCATTCAAATAAATCTTCCGCTTACGTTTGGATACCTGCCAATAAAGCTATTTTAGGCGGCACTAGTATTTCATCAGGTATACATGTATGGACAGCAGATAATCAAACAATTGATAGTAGAAACTCTTGGGTTAATACCCTTAAAGAAATGGAAAATCTTAAACCTCTAACAGTAATACCTGGTCACTACCTCGGTGAAAGGCCAAAAGGAGACCTGGCAATAAAATTCACCATTGATTATTTGGAAAAATTTGAAAAAGCATTAGAAAATCATAAAGATTCTAATGATGTCATAAAAACTATGGTGGCTGCTTATCCTCAACTTGCCGAAAAAAGCTCGTTAGAACTTAGCGCGAAAGTGAATACTGGTGAAGTTAAATGGTAA
- a CDS encoding alpha-hydroxy-acid oxidizing protein has product MNAFIKVLLLGFLVLCCNLTIKAEPLKTISSSEKKIKIINLYELEKEAAEKLSIGALGYVKGGSEDEITLRDNTESFNRKNIIPNGLTGLNEVALKTKLFGIDLASPIILAPMAAHGLVHQEADKDTIKGTRKAGTIMSISTYSSVPIEKIAESAPNAPFFFQLYMSKDNNFNEYIIKKAKKAGAKAIILTIDSGVPGNREADIRNNYEYSVKTPNVTEFYAGKTVTQSEARAMRKLGFSAEDISYIKKISGLPVIVKGIESPEAAKIAIDARADGIWVSNHGGRQLDGAPSTFNMLPHIAKVVQKRVPIIFDSGVRRGSHVFKALANGADIVAIGRPALYGLALGGADGVYSVFQHLNEELETVMILAGTENVEAVKNNHLFDPNKP; this is encoded by the coding sequence ATGAATGCTTTTATCAAAGTGTTATTGCTTGGTTTCTTGGTTTTATGCTGTAATCTTACTATTAAAGCAGAACCCCTTAAAACAATAAGTTCATCAGAAAAGAAAATTAAAATAATCAATTTATATGAATTAGAAAAAGAAGCCGCTGAAAAACTTAGCATAGGCGCTTTAGGATATGTTAAAGGGGGTTCGGAAGATGAGATTACCTTAAGGGACAATACCGAATCATTTAATAGAAAAAATATTATCCCAAATGGTTTAACTGGGTTAAATGAAGTTGCTCTAAAAACTAAACTATTCGGTATTGATTTGGCTAGCCCAATAATATTGGCGCCAATGGCAGCGCATGGGTTAGTTCATCAAGAAGCAGATAAAGATACTATTAAAGGAACTAGAAAAGCAGGCACAATAATGTCAATTAGCACTTATTCGAGTGTGCCTATCGAGAAAATTGCCGAAAGTGCGCCTAACGCGCCTTTTTTCTTCCAGTTATATATGAGTAAAGATAATAACTTCAATGAATATATTATAAAAAAAGCTAAAAAAGCTGGAGCAAAAGCTATTATTCTTACTATTGATTCTGGAGTGCCAGGTAATCGTGAAGCAGATATTAGAAATAATTATGAATACTCTGTCAAAACACCAAATGTTACAGAATTTTATGCTGGTAAGACTGTTACGCAAAGTGAAGCCAGGGCAATGAGAAAATTGGGATTTTCCGCCGAAGATATTAGTTACATAAAAAAAATTAGCGGACTTCCTGTTATTGTCAAAGGTATTGAATCACCAGAAGCAGCAAAAATAGCTATAGATGCCAGGGCAGATGGCATTTGGGTCTCTAATCATGGTGGTCGCCAATTAGATGGCGCGCCGTCGACATTCAACATGCTACCACATATCGCTAAAGTTGTTCAAAAAAGAGTTCCTATTATTTTTGATAGCGGCGTAAGAAGAGGAAGTCATGTTTTTAAAGCATTAGCTAATGGCGCTGATATTGTCGCTATAGGCAGACCCGCGTTATATGGCTTGGCATTAGGAGGAGCTGATGGAGTTTACAGTGTATTCCAACACCTAAACGAAGAGCTTGAGACAGTGATGATTTTAGCAGGCACAGAGAATGTTGAGGCAGTTAAGAATAATCATTTGTTTGATCCAAATAAACCTTAA
- a CDS encoding GNAT family N-acetyltransferase, which produces MTLPIWHEEPIGKKHNRGDFNCGNEVLNQFLYRHARQNHEKGGAKTYLAVNEHNEKILGYYCLSPASIAYEDVPEVIKRGLARHDVPVFRLGRLAVDFSVQGLGLGGQLLLAAGRRCLLVATQVGGVALVIDAKNERVAQWYASYGAIPLLDAKSTLMLPFKTLHAALSAAGKL; this is translated from the coding sequence ATGACCCTGCCAATCTGGCACGAGGAGCCAATAGGAAAAAAACATAATCGGGGTGATTTCAACTGTGGAAATGAGGTGTTGAATCAGTTTCTATATCGTCACGCCAGGCAAAATCATGAAAAAGGTGGAGCAAAAACCTATCTTGCTGTTAACGAACACAATGAAAAAATATTGGGCTACTACTGCCTAAGTCCAGCTTCCATTGCTTATGAGGATGTCCCTGAGGTGATTAAACGCGGTCTGGCTCGACATGATGTGCCAGTCTTTCGACTTGGTCGTCTAGCTGTAGACTTTTCAGTTCAGGGGCTCGGGCTAGGCGGTCAGCTATTGCTGGCCGCTGGAAGAAGGTGCTTATTGGTTGCTACTCAGGTTGGTGGAGTTGCCTTAGTGATTGATGCCAAAAATGAACGTGTTGCACAGTGGTATGCCAGTTATGGAGCCATTCCATTATTGGATGCCAAGTCAACCTTAATGTTACCATTTAAAACGCTCCATGCAGCGCTGAGTGCCGCAGGGAAACTTTAA
- a CDS encoding type II toxin-antitoxin system TacA family antitoxin, giving the protein MPQIPVENNDRMSLRIASEEKSLLIRAAALQHTNLTEFVLRNVLSVARKIIDENERLNLTRRDSLHVMELLDNPPAPNDKLMAAAFALPKKS; this is encoded by the coding sequence ATGCCTCAAATACCTGTTGAAAATAATGATCGTATGTCGTTACGTATAGCCTCAGAAGAAAAATCGTTGTTAATACGTGCAGCGGCTTTACAACACACCAACTTGACTGAGTTTGTACTCCGCAATGTGCTGTCAGTGGCACGGAAGATTATCGATGAAAATGAGCGGCTGAATCTGACCAGAAGAGACAGTTTGCATGTTATGGAACTTTTAGATAATCCTCCGGCACCTAATGACAAATTGATGGCTGCAGCATTTGCCTTACCTAAAAAATCATGA
- the pilV gene encoding shufflon system plasmid conjugative transfer pilus tip adhesin PilV, which translates to MSKIHQNRIKEIDRGFIALEVLGVLVIMALLALWGAEKYSEFLEEQEWIVSARHFSEFNEAAKHYIADHYDELLTQPKSTLNNALLIKKGYLQKGFSDKNPFGQQYVTGIVRNNQKRPPALQALTCSVNGENLTEKGMRRIAAQINGMGGFVDERNLAIGAYGGWISQPKDFGLDCRFGHIAIALSSEILGSVLQESDRLYRFQVKHKPELNRMHTHIDMGGNNLNNANAVNAKEGVFSKTVTANGDIKSQGGWLVTQDNKGWINTKHGGGFYMTDKEWIRAVNNKSIYTGGQLKGGTVRAEGRLSTGDFLQLEKVVVEGSSCPTSGLVSRDAKGAVLSCQTGRWTKTTGLGPVSYHKTNSGAKNIGSHEFCAIAGFNLPGQYFSNVACHVKPDEHKTGFYRVARRVLCTSNVKQFALIKKFYAS; encoded by the coding sequence ATGTCAAAAATACATCAAAACAGAATAAAAGAAATCGACCGAGGATTTATCGCGTTGGAAGTTCTCGGCGTCCTGGTGATTATGGCCTTGCTCGCGTTGTGGGGTGCTGAAAAATACAGCGAATTTCTGGAAGAACAGGAGTGGATAGTTTCCGCTCGCCATTTCAGCGAGTTTAATGAAGCTGCGAAGCACTATATCGCTGACCATTATGATGAACTGTTAACACAACCAAAATCTACGCTTAATAATGCCCTGCTCATTAAAAAAGGATATCTCCAGAAAGGTTTTTCCGACAAAAACCCCTTTGGTCAACAATACGTCACTGGGATTGTCAGAAACAACCAGAAAAGACCTCCCGCCTTGCAGGCATTAACCTGTAGTGTTAATGGTGAAAATCTAACCGAAAAAGGGATGCGCCGTATCGCCGCTCAAATTAACGGTATGGGTGGGTTTGTGGATGAAAGAAACCTCGCCATCGGGGCTTACGGTGGCTGGATAAGCCAGCCAAAGGATTTTGGCCTTGATTGTCGATTTGGACATATTGCCATAGCCCTATCGTCAGAAATATTGGGTAGCGTGTTGCAGGAAAGCGACCGGCTGTATCGTTTTCAGGTAAAGCACAAGCCTGAGTTAAACCGTATGCACACCCATATCGATATGGGTGGTAACAATCTTAATAATGCCAATGCTGTTAATGCCAAAGAAGGGGTTTTTAGTAAAACCGTCACCGCAAACGGGGATATAAAAAGTCAGGGTGGCTGGCTGGTCACGCAGGATAATAAAGGTTGGATAAATACCAAACATGGGGGCGGATTTTATATGACGGATAAAGAGTGGATACGCGCTGTCAACAACAAAAGTATTTATACTGGAGGACAGTTAAAAGGCGGTACGGTTCGCGCAGAGGGCCGCTTATCAACCGGAGATTTTTTACAGCTCGAGAAAGTCGTCGTTGAAGGTTCGTCCTGTCCAACCAGTGGATTAGTGAGTCGGGATGCTAAAGGGGCAGTTCTTTCCTGTCAAACCGGCAGGTGGACCAAAACGACTGGACTGGGTCCTGTTTCCTATCATAAAACCAATTCAGGTGCTAAAAATATTGGCTCACACGAGTTCTGTGCGATTGCTGGATTTAACTTGCCGGGGCAATATTTTAGCAATGTCGCCTGTCATGTGAAACCAGATGAGCATAAAACTGGATTTTATCGGGTAGCCCGCCGAGTTTTGTGCACTTCCAATGTGAAGCAATTTGCATTAATTAAAAAATTCTACGCATCCTGA
- a CDS encoding DUF6012 family protein, translating into MLLHLSPRYYLRYSDVQLDLIDVSVPELNLTLKGGVDIVARTPYPNKCYQIACRKKGRKAINGIFIETDKKLTNFTQITRWAVNGEIATHKIHFHILDSDFDAITSEIMMWNAFYDTPFYHEKRNP; encoded by the coding sequence ATGCTACTACATCTTTCGCCACGGTATTACTTACGCTACAGTGATGTGCAACTTGATTTGATTGATGTATCTGTACCCGAATTAAACCTCACATTAAAGGGTGGCGTTGATATTGTTGCCCGTACACCCTACCCAAATAAATGTTATCAAATTGCTTGCCGGAAAAAAGGGCGTAAGGCTATTAACGGTATTTTTATTGAAACCGATAAAAAACTAACCAATTTCACCCAAATAACCCGATGGGCGGTTAACGGAGAAATTGCTACCCACAAAATACACTTTCATATTCTTGACTCAGATTTTGATGCTATCACTTCTGAAATCATGATGTGGAATGCATTTTATGACACCCCGTTTTATCACGAAAAGCGAAATCCATGA
- a CDS encoding DUF6012 family protein, which translates to MTPRFITKSEIHENWLPATNQPRMLPILENKKESQREQQRLIYNLVSDDGFINERTEFFPIPTIESQRITVPFKGINDSFS; encoded by the coding sequence ATGACACCCCGTTTTATCACGAAAAGCGAAATCCATGAAAACTGGCTACCTGCAACTAATCAACCGCGCATGTTGCCGATTCTTGAAAATAAGAAAGAAAGTCAACGAGAACAACAGCGGCTAATTTATAATTTGGTTAGTGATGACGGTTTTATCAATGAAAGAACTGAATTCTTTCCAATACCCACAATTGAATCTCAACGCATTACAGTACCTTTTAAGGGAATCAACGATTCCTTCTCCTGA
- a CDS encoding plasmid mobilization protein has product MSKLKDKVVAFRLSQEDFAHFEEKLLKSQMTKSAFFREVFLQANVNLTVQSLPSKELRHLTFLYNKASNNLNQIAHQVNIAHLTQKVSERLYRQVNNGLIDIRELLLSGVHDVN; this is encoded by the coding sequence ATGTCCAAATTAAAAGATAAAGTGGTCGCTTTTCGTCTGTCTCAGGAAGATTTTGCGCATTTTGAGGAGAAATTGCTCAAATCTCAGATGACAAAATCGGCTTTTTTTCGTGAAGTATTTCTACAGGCTAACGTGAATCTCACCGTGCAATCTTTACCGTCAAAGGAATTACGACACCTCACGTTCCTCTACAACAAAGCCAGCAACAACCTGAATCAAATCGCCCATCAGGTCAATATTGCTCATCTCACCCAAAAAGTCTCTGAACGCCTTTACCGTCAGGTGAATAACGGGCTGATTGATATCAGGGAACTGCTGTTATCAGGGGTGCACGATGTTAATTAG
- a CDS encoding relaxase codes for MLIRVKGYNDGGKEYLEEGKKNGRDLTREELDDRVILYGDLDLTQMIYRQIPDKGQERYVSFTLSFREEYVANETLLAITQEFKDFLMYAYEEEEYNFYAEAHIPKIKFLPDQKTGKMIERKPHIHILVPRKICYPAGK; via the coding sequence ATGTTAATTAGAGTAAAAGGTTACAACGATGGCGGTAAGGAATATCTTGAAGAAGGCAAAAAAAACGGGCGGGATTTGACGCGCGAGGAATTGGATGATCGCGTTATTCTTTATGGGGATCTGGATTTAACGCAAATGATTTATCGCCAGATCCCCGATAAGGGGCAGGAACGTTACGTCTCTTTTACTCTTTCTTTTCGTGAAGAATATGTGGCTAATGAAACTTTACTCGCCATCACACAAGAGTTTAAAGATTTTCTGATGTACGCCTATGAAGAAGAAGAATACAATTTTTATGCCGAGGCGCATATTCCGAAAATCAAATTTTTGCCCGACCAAAAGACCGGCAAAATGATTGAAAGAAAGCCGCATATTCATATTCTGGTTCCCCGAAAAATCTGTTATCCGGCAGGGAAATGA
- a CDS encoding LPD7 domain-containing protein: MPAKSRFELFIRHLQAQLERKSADNEKRTISAFDLYTKRAKLSKNVHFLDKKTDLTLFVDTGNAITVRKAAMTDSALMVALTLAKEKFGSTLTIKGSQKFKDQIIEVVAKNNLDIHFTDKGMNQQLAARKAELAIEKTGQRIERPNNTADTEKTTPENQKAASDEPEKATQSDSTDKLNVFEGYLVEHGAAPFKFKPDMSKPEEKRNDSYFVKLQLDDGSVKTLWGVGLEDAVAGLETNEPIRLEDKGVTPVKWTETQADGKSVNKSGERRIWQATPIDRHHENETETPQSDADYDGPEVA, from the coding sequence ATGCCGGCGAAATCGCGCTTTGAATTGTTTATTCGGCATTTACAGGCGCAATTAGAGCGAAAAAGCGCAGATAATGAGAAACGCACAATCTCGGCGTTCGATCTTTACACCAAGCGAGCAAAGCTAAGTAAAAACGTACATTTTCTGGATAAAAAAACCGATCTCACCCTGTTTGTTGATACGGGTAATGCCATCACGGTGAGAAAAGCCGCCATGACCGATTCAGCACTCATGGTTGCCCTGACACTTGCCAAAGAAAAGTTTGGCAGCACCTTAACGATTAAGGGGAGTCAGAAATTTAAAGACCAAATAATTGAGGTGGTAGCTAAAAACAATCTGGATATTCATTTCACGGACAAGGGGATGAATCAGCAACTGGCAGCCAGAAAAGCAGAACTGGCGATTGAAAAAACAGGTCAACGGATTGAGCGGCCAAACAATACTGCTGATACAGAAAAAACAACGCCCGAGAATCAAAAAGCAGCGTCAGATGAGCCAGAAAAGGCAACACAATCAGACTCAACAGACAAGCTGAATGTTTTTGAAGGCTATCTGGTTGAACACGGCGCAGCCCCCTTTAAATTTAAACCCGACATGAGCAAACCGGAAGAAAAACGCAATGACAGTTATTTTGTTAAATTGCAACTTGATGATGGCAGCGTCAAGACCTTGTGGGGTGTTGGGCTGGAAGATGCCGTTGCGGGCCTTGAAACGAATGAGCCAATTCGGCTTGAAGATAAAGGCGTTACCCCGGTTAAGTGGACAGAAACGCAAGCCGATGGCAAGTCGGTGAACAAATCCGGTGAACGCCGCATTTGGCAAGCCACTCCTATCGATAGACACCATGAAAATGAAACCGAAACACCGCAATCGGACGCCGATTATGACGGGCCAGAGGTGGCCTGA
- a CDS encoding nucleotide-binding protein — protein sequence MNTKAEKMTNEKTDTLDNHSIHFVLQGKGGIGKSLISSSLSQYFKSKFGAVKPFDTDQENTTLLHYKSLEVEHIPLMNQSRVIDAKNFDVLMEKLIGSDECCVIDNGANTFSPLLAYLIENDGFEILRESGKKVYIHTVIGGGDTLVDTATGFNSIAEGVTNTPIILWLNEHFGALSLPTGEKLEELKVYKKNENRLAGIIVLHHRNHQTFGDDIKRMNANRLTLTEVLQSPTFSLMEKQRLKTVFNAIFHQLDTINW from the coding sequence ATGAACACAAAAGCTGAAAAAATGACAAATGAAAAAACCGACACCCTTGACAATCATTCGATTCATTTTGTTCTACAAGGAAAAGGCGGTATCGGAAAATCATTGATATCGTCTTCACTGTCGCAATATTTCAAATCAAAATTTGGCGCGGTAAAACCCTTTGATACCGACCAGGAAAATACAACCCTGCTTCATTACAAATCGCTTGAGGTTGAACACATCCCCTTAATGAACCAGTCGAGAGTGATCGACGCAAAAAATTTCGATGTGTTGATGGAAAAACTGATTGGATCCGATGAATGCTGTGTGATTGATAATGGTGCAAATACCTTTTCACCCCTTCTTGCTTATTTAATTGAAAATGACGGTTTTGAGATACTGCGAGAGAGCGGGAAAAAAGTCTATATTCATACCGTGATTGGGGGTGGCGACACATTGGTTGATACCGCGACTGGCTTCAATTCGATTGCAGAAGGGGTAACCAATACGCCGATTATTTTGTGGCTTAACGAACACTTCGGCGCGTTATCATTACCCACCGGTGAAAAACTCGAAGAATTGAAAGTCTACAAAAAGAATGAAAACCGGTTAGCGGGAATTATTGTTCTACACCATAGAAATCATCAAACCTTTGGGGATGATATCAAACGCATGAATGCCAATCGGTTGACGCTCACCGAAGTATTACAATCCCCAACATTTAGTCTGATGGAAAAACAACGGTTAAAAACAGTATTTAATGCTATTTTCCACCAACTCGATACCATCAACTGGTAG
- a CDS encoding thermonuclease family protein, whose protein sequence is MRLIGIDAPELGQPFGRRSKQNLLHLSAKKQAEVMTEKQDRFGRWLGTLIIAGKNINTEQVRSGLAWAYRYHGKATNFRFLALEKKARQANIGLWSSKSPIEPWMWRKQKSDKKSD, encoded by the coding sequence GTGCGCCTCATTGGTATTGATGCGCCTGAGTTAGGTCAACCCTTTGGAAGACGCTCAAAACAAAACCTGCTTCACCTGAGCGCGAAAAAGCAGGCTGAAGTGATGACAGAAAAACAGGATAGGTTTGGACGTTGGTTAGGCACATTAATCATTGCAGGCAAAAACATCAATACCGAACAGGTTAGATCCGGCTTGGCGTGGGCATATCGGTACCATGGGAAGGCGACTAATTTCCGGTTTTTGGCTCTCGAGAAAAAGGCACGGCAAGCGAATATTGGGCTGTGGTCATCGAAAAGTCCCATCGAGCCATGGATGTGGCGCAAGCAGAAATCCGATAAAAAATCAGATTAA